One Candidatus Polarisedimenticolia bacterium genomic window, GACTGATCGGGAGGCGTGAGATCTCTCCCACGCCGGCCTTCTCGATCTCGCTCAGGGAGAAGAAGGCACCTTCGCCGCCGGCCCCGGTCCGGAATGTCTGGCGTGCATGGAAGGGATCGTTCATTGAGGCCGAACCTGATTCCGCGTTGGCGGGAAGAGAGCGATTCTCCGCGGCGTTGCCATGGCGATCTCCGAGTGTATGGGGCGCCTCCGGGCAGGTCAAGGTGCATGAGGAGAGTCTGAAGACGGAATCCGGCGCCCAGGGGCCGTCATAGATTACGCAGGAATTGGAGGAAAACGGATGCAAAGGAATCCCCGCTTCGTGGCGGTCCTGGCCTTGCTGGCCGCGGCCTCCCGGCCGGCCCTCGGAGACACCGAGACCTTCACCTTCGACAAGGCGCACTCCCTGGTGGGGTTCCGCATCCGGCACTTCGTTTCCAAGGTGGAAGGGCGCTTCAAGGATTTCGATGGAACGATCTGGATCGACCGGGCCAACCCGTCTGCCTCGAAAGTCGAGCTGATTCAGGCTGCCTCGATCGACACCGCCAACGAGAACCGGGACAAGGACCTGCGCTCGGATAACTTCTTCGACACCGCCAAGTACCCAACGATCACGTTCAAGAGCACGAAGATCGAGCCGAAGGGCAAAGACGCTTACGAAGTGACCGGCGAATTCACTCTGCACGGCGTGACGAGGA contains:
- a CDS encoding YceI family protein, whose translation is MQRNPRFVAVLALLAAASRPALGDTETFTFDKAHSLVGFRIRHFVSKVEGRFKDFDGTIWIDRANPSASKVELIQAASIDTANENRDKDLRSDNFFDTAKYPTITFKSTKIEPKGKDAYEVTGEFTLHGVTRTITVPVKHGGFLKIKGRTGMTEKTGFEINFPFSRKDFGIVWNRPLDTGGFMLSDEVDINVQVEANKQMPEEAKPPTPVAVPTPAKG